Part of the [Chlorobium] sp. 445 genome is shown below.
GAATTTTTTTTGCTGCTCGTAGAGATTGTCTCCTGAGATACTTGTCTTGATTTGCGTGCCAACTAAAATGCCAAAGGCTAACACGCCAACAATCAGCATACCGAATGAAAAACGTCCCATAGATTGTGCTTGCTTTCTAACTTCAAAAATGGTTATTGGAAGTTTTGCCTAATGCTTTGTTTGTGTTACCTATGTGTTAGACTTGCCGCACGCTTATTTTGTTGCGGCGCTCAAAAGTACTTTGAGAAAAGAACTTTAAGAACTTTTGCAAGAATTTAAAAGATAGGAAGAGATTAGCTTGCTTGCAATTGCGCTGTGCTGTTGTCCTGCGCTTGTCCTCAAATTTGCTTTGTAGGTATCCTTTGCAGGCTTATCTAGACACGCAAAGAGGCGCAGTTGCGCCTCTTACAAATTCTGGACGAATGTCTTAGCGCCCTCCTTCGCCGAGCGTCTTGTTAAGCTGTTCATCTAAGAGTGAGCTGAAGTTGTCGTCGAAGATGTTCGACAAATCAACTTCCATTTCTTCAGAGGCAATAATTTCCAAGAGTTTTTCTTTGGCTTTCTTGGAGTAGATTCTAATCGTGCCTGGCGGGATGTTTGATTTGAAGATAATTTCCAAGATGTAGCGCTCATTGATGCTCACCAGGTAGATGCTGCGCGACTCGCCTTCATGGAAGAGAATTTCAAACGAAGTTTTTTCGCCGATTTGCTTTGCCATTTCTGCTGTCGCTACGAAGTTCGAGGCAGCCAGCACACTAAAGACTTCCAAGTCTTTGTCTAGCAGCCCACCGTGCTTTGCCAGCACTTGCCCTGTCATATCGCCTAACAGCACCGCTGTAGAGCCTGTCTTGGTTGCAAACTCTTTCAGCACTTTTTCAGCTGCGCCAATTTGGCTTTCGGTCAGATAAACCTTTCGGAAGTCGTCTTTGCCCGGGAAACTCATAGTCGTTTAAGCGGATTAGTTATTGTTCAAAAATTACACTTCTTCAAATTGCATTTCTAACACTTAACTTTGCTACTTCTTTGCTACTTTCCTGCTTACAATGTACAATGATACATCTTGCAGAAACTTCCCCGCACCCTTTTTCCCCGCACCCTTTATCTAACCTATAGCTTTTAACCTTCTACTCGCCTTCTCTATCCAACCATCCAGAGAGCTAAGACACAATGCCGTATCACAATGCCATAGCCATATTATATCGGACTTATCTATGGCGCAACTGCAAAAGGGAGACTCTTTAGCTTGACGACCCGAAATGAAGTGTGCGTTTTGTAATCTAAAGTTGCTTTTGAAGTTCAGGCGCAAGTTTTGCTACTTGATAGCGAATGTTGCCTAGCATTGCGCTCTGGTCAGCGATGATTGTCAAGATCGCATTTCCTTCGGGAAGCAATTTAGAAAAGATAATGCCGTTTTCATACTCAACCATGCTTTGCTCAACCTTACCCACATTAAGTTCTGTTCCGATGCTCTCAGAGCTATGCAATCCGCCAATCACGATTGCACCAACGGTCTCCATATCAATTGTAACACCGTCTCGTATCTTTTGGTCAATCACGAAGCCGTCTTTGCCAATCAACGCAGACGCTCTTACGCCATCGACTTTGATTAAATTGCTTAACAGTTCTGATATCTCTACCATTTTCAGGCTACCATTTTTCAGGCGTGATAGGCACTTGCACTATTGAA
Proteins encoded:
- a CDS encoding dynein regulation protein LC7, which produces MVEISELLSNLIKVDGVRASALIGKDGFVIDQKIRDGVTIDMETVGAIVIGGLHSSESIGTELNVGKVEQSMVEYENGIIFSKLLPEGNAILTIIADQSAMLGNIRYQVAKLAPELQKQL